The genomic region taaacataaacacgcgtactaaacctcaaaacacgataacgcgctgcataggacctactcgatcgagtatccaaacccactcgatcgagtaacgggctactcgatcgagtgcccccatgtactcgatcgagtacccaaactccgtaACCAAACGGACCTTTCGAtcactaacccactcgatcgagtatctaggctactcgatcgagtgattttctactcgatcgagtacccctagctactcgatcgagtgcccctaaaACGCGATTCTCGGACTCAAAATCGcgaaaacccacccgatcgagttagtctcactcgatcaagtatcactaatacgtaaaggctacccgcatgatacgtcatatactaacatgctaactttataaaaacCGCATGATATCATAAATTATATGCTACGCATTTATTCTACTTATCAGCAAAAAAAATCGATTCATCATGCTatgaaagccacattgtaaacactcaacatgttattccaaccATACATTACTTTTCCTTCACATGCTCAACCTCctacttcaacaccaaacaatcaacacatttcatcactttgttgcacaagttagACAAGCACACATAcattcgacaaacactttcccccgtgaccggttcaaagttgtagggcgaccccttgcgactttaggacgtctcccaagcctttgcactagctcctacaacttttaccccgggttctttttaattgactctctctatgttcattaagttcattggttacaggtttcaggatcgtcgctctgataccatttgtgacacccccatactccgagtgccttaccaggaccactcaggtatgaagacaccaccatctcggttgcccgaggcatgataatcaaatagacaaaacagaaacaacatttattataatagtttaatgaataagtacaatcctcgaaaccaaactgaaagtataatacattattccaaactgtctgagctcaactgaaatgtaaataaaactagactacagcggaagactctatcgtcatgtcgtggccatcccagacTATCCCAAAgatatcatctctataccgcttaatatctgctcaccatccccgaatggatcaccgcaggttacaaaacaacaccgggtcgtactaatcacacaatcaacatagatacgataataagacaaacagacaaatttgaaatcacacacacacacacacacacacccaccAACCAaccatctcaatcatcgatcgtccactggacctacccgcgatgggggaccgccgttcccacctaagccccgctcatcgtacgagcgataaccccgctcattaatgtgcacatcccttctgtggcgggttccacgaaggcgaaactagggcgtgagatcactcccgcaagtgaccccactcggccgagaacgcatctcgagaaccatcaacaaacacaaccacaatcacaatcacaattacaatcatcatatcaatcaactaactacaaagacatcaccaatatcccattatgggactaataccgagtaggaaatcctacctggaaagcacaacacgcagacggtatctacaatttgtctcaaaacgcctcttctatgaactctcctcctaccatacaacacatagataccactattcaattactattcataaaaacccccaattcctaaattagggtttcactaatcttaacaaatcattatataaattacattaaaagcttaccctcgacgcaaggaatccaacgacacgaactacgatgcaaaccgaccgtctgaactccgggaattgtcaagaacgcgattaggaagaagacaagttgctttctctcttaaacaggttttaggttttgtaaaaagtgatttagaacaaagacgaattggtttaaataccttaatcgcgtaattaacaaaacccgagaaaactccccgataaaccgggacactcgatcgagtacccaaggtactcgatcgagtacccctactcgatcgagtgccccagctactcgatcgagtgcccaacaggtcagaaactatttatctgcgcaacttgcccttactcgacagagtaagggctactcgatagagtacccccaagactataaatacggagtattacacttgcTGCTCAATAAGAGCGGCGACTGACAGCGactgatctacaaaatttaaagaaagcatcagtatcaacatacgTCGACATGCCGAAGAGCCTGTCATCGGCAGCGCTGATGAACCGGCTAAACCGAGCCACCGGATAGATcgaccgtgcttggccttcttggccgaagggcgcaTCTCCTCGTCGGCCAGCAGGCAACGCGGCGGCGGTAAAAGCTGTCTGctttctcttacggacaaggggagacccctcctcctcgtcagagtCATCCCCATTAGAGAtgtaaacgatctccaccgtctccttctgaacaggggggatggaaggtggagccgatgtcgacgccatcaccgccgaaggctttgtttttcgagtatggcgcggcatgttactaacaaccttcgcctgggcctccaccgcattcaagcttttcagccgctggtccataagatcattcggcgacgtcctacgGTCATGGGCCAGAGCCTTGGGGTGCaggttagcaacggttttgtctttgtgcagccccattctccggaggatatcctcagacaagtcccgtccaaagtggtctgcgaaaaaaataaaaaaaataaaagcaagaattaagtagaagaaataaatcgaagttcgaaaaaCAAGAACATtaagagcggtgatgggcctcacaccgaccccactcaccctgtgctagggccggtatgaggccgacatggcagagcggctcatcctgaagaatgatctgcgttgggggaatccattttttcgacaccccacccttgtccgcctcaaaaagccatatcgccagcttctcatcctcttTAAGAAGGACCTTCTTTGGCATCCATTTTAAGCTTCTTCCGgtgacccatccgtcatgctccgccttagtctcacaccgcaaattcactTGGTCTTTGAAAGGAGAggggcggcggatagtcatccaagcaccttaacatacacccaccgatttctccagtctttgcaagaagtaagtttgtcaacagagacataacctttctccgtgtgcacactgtaccaaccgacgcggccagagattgacggctggagataatgaagccggcggaataaatttaccgtcggggcctcccccttgaagagacaaagccacacgaagccgactatcgtcctcatggccaacggatacAGTTGGGCCAcaacgacgttcatagctttaatgATGGCCACGACGTACTCAtttagcggaaaccggagcccgtactccaaatgtcgcatgtatacgccggtatggcccggcggagggcaacagacggcctggccctcctcagggataacaatcttgtaccCCCTGCCAAAGAAGAAGTGACCCTCTTAAAATTtctcaccagaacaactggcaaacttacgtgtccaagctcggtcaacgcgtaccttgcaggcgtcaccgtgatccataacgtaccgcctcacctctttgggacgagcctcttcagcatcatcaccaaaatcgtctgcgtcatcatcgacatcagagtcatcctcccattcctccaaaatccgaggatcgacttcaggggaaggagacctagggcccccaggccttatcaggaggacgtccaacttctcctcctcatcaaggcgcgacggggaacccctcCGCGTCGGtttactaggaccggcatcagcagaagacatgtttaccatAAAGACTTACAAAATTAAGAAatggaaagtttgtttgtttaccttaaagaaaacactcgccggagtaacaactctgagaaatcgaagacaaagaagcctttgaaagtttagaggaaaattttggagaatgaaattggtggccaatttcacaggataactgccctatttatagggaaaagcccataaagaaggaccaatcgccGAATGACCCATGAGGCGTCAACCAATCAAAGATGCGGACACGTGTCGGGCATGCAAttacggaatgtcaatcgttgcaacagttagacgtcaatcaatgcaacaaagaaccaagcgtcttcaacacgcctattcatatctccttgcctattcaccttcctcaacaaattcccaagcatccgtTTCTCCGCCGCATCATggtcaaccaagctaagtagcgccggcggggcaatcaaaaacaaccaagCACACTCAATCCTGGTCTCGAccggcgtcactttcttttccacatcggatgccctttacacatccatgtggagggggatatggtacggcctaagaaagaccaggccgaggtaaaagaagccgccgcagaagaagccgatgcagaaatttTCCGCaaaatacttacgcagaatatacgctcaaacgtacatcggagcccataccacggcatagactacgctgggggaaaattgatggggcatattctgcaccgctgaccaagtcaacatattgagcaaggtcaaagatatccacaaacaagtcaacgacttagatagcctagccgatcGACCCCATCGGCCggtcactggtctcggcatgacaactTGCGCCCGGGGCACataccgcgtactcatatccaagacccctcggcggtgagtcacagGCCCGCCGGCCGCCATAGAAACCtccgaggggtagatcgatctttccaccgctagccacttggccacttggccaccacgtgacaaaaggtgaaagcctataaatactcctcaaccttcattgaggaaaggatcatcaaaacacaactaaacctaaatacactattcatccggtaatatcttccttatctctctacaatatacattgaccaagtaacaacttatcctttaagttttcgacttgagcgtcggagtgagtacgcttggcacaaagccaagccctcggttcgttcattgttgcggggagaggccgagaggaacgattaagaccaaaggagaatccaactcaagacatcattcaacaagccacgggtggtaactatacttgctctggaattacacccggaacaatagcTATTAAGCAATTATGGATTCTGTGTCTCATTTTGTGGGCGAGCATTTTTTATTGAACACATAAATATTAAACTTTAAAAATAAATGGGTAAATATCATAACGGAAAATGAGACGGAGAATCCGCACCCATATTAAGGCTTGATCAACCCCAGTTGTCAGTTGAACTTGGCAGTTGGAACTCGAGAGTCCTTCACAAGCTCAGTTTCTTGCTACAATGGCGGGAATTTCTTGCTACATAGCAGTTTCTTCAACATCAAACTATAAGGTTAACAATTTCACTCATTTCATTTCCCCTAATTTTCCAAAACCTAACAAAACCCACTTTTCATCACTCAATTCAATTTAATTTTGATCTATAATCTCCATTTTTGCAGAGGATTAATACAATTCGATCATGTTCGAACCCGCCAACTAATAATTCAAAGAATCAAACACCCTCGCTTCTCAAATTCGCCGTGTCTGGTGTCACAGAAGTCCTCAGAATTTTCTCTTCTGGCAATAATAATGGGTACTtctctctcctttttttttttttttttttttttttttttcatgctttAATCTTGGTTTAGTAGTTGAAGCATTTGATTGCACTTATTTTTTCCGTCATGAATATCTCAAAGACTCTCGCCTATGGCCGGGTACAAGACCGATTGCTGTACAAACTGATTGTTTTTAATTATCCTAGACTTGCCCTTTACTTAATGGTCAGCATTGCTGTTGATTATATGTAGAATGGATAAGGTGATGACTAAAGAGAAAAAGGAATTCTCGGTTTCCGGGGTGGATGATGTTTTGGACATTCTCAAATCAGATTATGACAATGCCTACTTTGTTACAGGTGATCATCTTCTTTTTTACGATATGCTCCGGCCATTGTCTTTCATTTAACCCCAGTTGCCATGTTTGTACGCGACTATACGCTGTCAGTTTTGTGGTACTCCTGTTGGATAGTATAGGATTGAGTGGACATACTcgttttatttttgatagtatACACTTGAATGCGTGCTTGGACAACAGACACTCAAAACTCAAAAAGATCCCAAATGTGAACTGATCACTTCGTGTTGGTCGATTCAGGAACATTTTCTTCGTCAATTTATGCTGGTGATTGTCTCTTTGAGGATCCAACCATAAAATTTCGCGGTAATTTTATATTAACTCGTCGCTCTTGGCTTTGCATTGAATCTTTTTTATTAccatctttgtctttggaagtgGGTGTTGTTCATATGGAACTTCCCAGCTTTACATTGTCTACTTTTATGAGTTATGATGTGTACTAGCAAGTATTTAGGACCCTATTGACACCGTCTTAGCTAATCAGGTACAGAGTTGTACTCACGGAACATACAATTGCTTGTACCTTTCTTTGAGCAACCCTCTATTGTATTGAAAAGTATAGAAAAGGTACGAATTTCCTGCTAAGAGATTGTATTAATGCCCTTGTAATTCTCATATCATTGCGAATTTCGTACTGGGTTGCACTTTTCTTGAACTACTAGTCTACTACCCTTTACGGTCATGAAGTAGTGAGAACGTGCTTACCTGCTGGAAGAATTTTATGGCGTCTTATAATCTTGATTTTGTTGACAGTGTAACACTGTCCTTCCAAGTTCAGTCTTGCGCAGTGCTATCACAAAATGTAAAGCTCGTATTTGTAGATGTCTCCGGACTCTAGAGCTGATAAACTGGTCGGGCTTGGGCCAGTTATCTTGGCATCATCAGACTACAAGTAAAATTCAGGATAAATTGTCTAAATCTaggattataaaatgaaatgatGTTGAAATATAGTCAGCAAAAACACGAGAAGTGTTAAGTTCATTTGTCCGACTCtaatcattacactcatgcaatcACTACCTTGTTCATTTCCACCTATAAGAACTTTCAACTATTCCTATTATCAGTGTAATAAGCTGAGTCATATTAATCCGACGATGTGATCAATGTATATTCTTGTTTACCAGTAATGGCATATATATTTGGACATGTGTGTATATCTACCTCAAAGATTAGGTAGTTCACTAGCTCACTATGAAATGAGTTAGAGAATGGAGGAAAAAGTAGAGTGGAAGCTTTACTTGGTCATTGACATTAGCGAAGCACTTAGAACCGTCACTGTTATAATACGAGTATAATATATATCTTTTGCATGAGCCTGATTTTTTCCCTTCAATAGTTTGTGCTTTCATCAAACACTACCTACTGTGTGTTTAATTCTGATTTGTTCTGGTGGCACACATGCAGAGTGTTAATTCAGACAGAGATTTTGTCTTGGCTACTTGGAGCCTGAGGTACTTGTTTCTGCTATAAAACTATTCCTTCCTTAGAGTTTCCCAGTCCTCGGTTCCTGTAATAATACTCTTAAGCAAACAATGTAGATAAAATTATTTCTTTAAATGCAATAATTCCTTGGCCTGCCTAAATTTTTGCCAATAGGTTAGAATAGTACCGAGTAATTATGTAACCTTCAAGAATGTGCCTTCCGTTAAGGGTTTAAGCTCTTATATGAGTCGTACTTACTTTGCAAGTGAGGGAGTCAGATGACAAATCAATTGAGGTCTCATCTGAAAATTTAGTCCATATAACCCTAGTATGCAACACCACTACTTTTATTGATGTGGGATGATGCCTCGCACACCCTTGGGAAAACCTCAATACCTTAGAAGTCAATTTTGTAACGTTAAGTTGACGGGCATGCATTTTCTCTTGATTTACACATCACAAATCAAGAAATACTTTAAATAGACGAACAACCACTACTTTCTTGCTTTTTCAATTGTGGTATCAATTCGAAACTCGAAATATGCTTGACGatcttctttgttttttgttcCGGAAGGACCTACTTAAAACTTCCATGGAGGCCTCTCATTGCAGTCGAAGGAAGTACTATCTATTGTAAGAAGGTGTTATTTGTATATATGAACTGATGATTTACAATGCTAATGATCTAGGTATATATAAGATGAGAGGTAGTCTAATTAAGGATGGGAAAGGGAGCCTATACATTATTTTGTCTATAATTACATTATTGAGTATATCACTGATTGATTGTGTTTGCTTGATTTGTGGGGTTGATTGATTGTGCTATCTTTTCCTTATTTGTAGAGGTATTATTGCTAATACTCCCCCTCAAGATGGACGTAGGGGGTCGAAGGCCAATCTTGTCGCGCAGGTCAAGGAAACGATGCTTGTGTAAAGGCTTGGTAAGTGCGTCTGCGAGTTGATCCTTTCCGCAATGTGTTGAATGCGCATGTGCCCCAATTGAGCCGTTCACGAACGAAGTGGAATGATAGGGCCATGTGCTTCATTCTGGAGTGAAAGACCGGATTTTTGGCATATAAAGTGGCCGACATGTTGTCTGATAAACGGCGGGTGGCTTTGTTATGGTGATGCCAAGCTCAAGTAGTAAATTTCGAAGCCATAGTGTTTCAGTAGTAACAGCAGCGACAGCGCGAAATTCGGCTTCAGTTGTAGATAGGGCGAGTCCTCGTTGTTTTTTGGAAGACCAGGAGATAGGATTACGACCAAGGTAAATGACATAGCCAGAGGTAGAGAGAAACGAGTCCTTATCGCCAAAGCAAAGTCTGCATCACAAAATGCGTGAAGACAAAGAGGTGAGGTACGGTATAGTTGGATTCCATGCGTGGAGGTGCCTTGAAGGTATCGTAGTAAACGTTTGAGAGCTGTCCAATGGGTGGTAGTGGGGTGGTGCAAGAATTGGGCTAGTCGATTGACTGTGAAGGCAATATCCGGCCTTGTGAGGGAGAGATACTGAAGACTACCAACTATTGCTCGATAGTCAGAGTGTTCGTGAATAGGTTTGTGGTCTTCACGAATGAGGTGATGGTCAGTAGCGATAGGTGTGGTATTTGGTTTTGCTTCGGACATTTTGTATTTGTGTAATAGGTCATGTATGTATTTAGATTGGTTGAGGTGAAGGCCAAGGTTGTTTGGTGTCACTTCTATTCCAAGAAAATAGGAGAGTGGTCCT from Silene latifolia isolate original U9 population chromosome 3, ASM4854445v1, whole genome shotgun sequence harbors:
- the LOC141645934 gene encoding uncharacterized protein LOC141645934 isoform X1; the protein is MAGISCYIAVSSTSNYKRINTIRSCSNPPTNNSKNQTPSLLKFAVSGVTEVLRIFSSGNNNGMDKVMTKEKKEFSVSGVDDVLDILKSDYDNAYFVTGTFSSSIYAGDCLFEDPTIKFRGTELYSRNIQLLVPFFEQPSIVLKSIEKSVNSDRDFVLATWSLRGIIANTPPQDGRRGSKANLVAQVKETMLV
- the LOC141645934 gene encoding uncharacterized protein LOC141645934 isoform X2, with the translated sequence MAGISCYIAVSSTSNYKRINTIRSCSNPPTNNSKNQTPSLLKFAVSGVTEVLRIFSSGNNNGMDKVMTKEKKEFSVSGVDDVLDILKSDYDNAYFVTGTFSSSIYAGDCLFEDPTIKFRGTELYSRNIQLLVPFFEQPSIVLKSIEKSVNSDRDFVLATWSLRTYLKLPWRPLIAVEGSTIYCKKVLFVYMN